In one window of Henckelia pumila isolate YLH828 chromosome 1, ASM3356847v2, whole genome shotgun sequence DNA:
- the LOC140869399 gene encoding uncharacterized protein isoform X1: MKSEFYNENGRNTGSDAANATPSDQKYGNGYQHNVSVQTGEEFSPEFLRDRLNTRRNPFSNEVHCSTKNKQRSDVAQNQHHPAYEDPGSRTSDGSFSGKMKFLCSFSGRIFPRPNDGKLRYVGGETKIISIRKNITYVELMRKTSGICNQPHTIKYQLPGEDLDALISVSSDEDLHHMIEEYHDLERSSQRLRIFLVSSSDGEGSCSLESKATQPGDVDQYVVAVNGLFDPSHQRSSSRESLASQRGSNLDGSPTMQRDSPTLHHRAEKWGEGSSPNLKFRPSTSPASQILNASYIPSPPLSPVRFKEPKNSYIKRYEDVLYRDGGEYAHPNVMDAPGFDHPSCADVTGYRVPVIGSPTMSSHLRKSSKEFEKLPSYDPSNINRRGLKSTVRQYEERPSEVSCSYQQRVAAQQQRRMPDENYQVFSRKDCLSQENVNGYEDYVEWGLDTKVSVENKDTSFDPGRKQNGTSTGYAPDAKFVDHKWNLPKIICLPDSNLGSHTPILQMQGPENPATSSNYLENVSEIHSQPLQNPHFGTRETPVTVEDVTDQVPLDVQSKAILHVQDELSDEMESPGQETEAGSVILESDYDAVSADEDSKDESISDAAIIEMEAGIYGLQIIKNADLEDLHELGSGTFGTVYHGKWRGTDVAIKRIKKSCFAGRSSEQERLTKDFWREAQILSKLHHPNVVAFYGVVPDGPETTLATVTEYMANGSLRRVLLKKDRALDRRKKTIIALDAAFGMEYLHLKSIVHFDLKCDNLLVNLGDPHRPVCKVGDFGLSRIKQNTLVSGGVRGTLPWMAPELLNGSSSRVSEKVDVFSFGIAMWEILTGEEPYADMHCGAIIGGIVNNTLRPPIPERCDVEWRNLMEECWTHDPAIRPSFTEITNRLRAMSNALQPKRFNRVKR, encoded by the exons ATGAAGAGCGAGTTTTATAACGAAAATGGGCGAAACACAGGTTCTGATGCAGCCAATGCCACTCCAAGTGATCAAAAGTATGGAAATGGATATCAGCATAATGTTTCTGTTCAGACAGGTGAAGAATTTTCGCCCGAGTTTTTGAGGGATCGTCTTAATACTAGAAGAAATCCTTTTTCGAATGAGGTACATTGTAGTACAAAGAATAAGCAACGTTCGGATGTTGCCCAGAATCAACACCATCCCGCGTATGAGGATCCTGGATCAAGAACATCAGATGGTTCCTTCTCGGGAAAGATGAAATTTCTGTGCAGCTTCAGTGGAAGAATATTTCCGAGACCAAATGATGGGAAACTTAGATATGTAGGTGGAGAGACGAAGATTATATCTATTCGGAAAAACATAACTTATGTTGAGCTTATGAGAAAGACTAGTGGAATTTGTAATCAACCACACACAATTAAGTACCAGCTTCCTGGTGAAGACTTGGATGCACTTATATCCGTCTCTTCGGATGAGGATCTTCATCATATGATAGAAGAGTACCATGATTTAGAGAGAAGCTCTCAAAGACTAAGAATATTTCTTGTTTCTTCAAGTGATGGTGAAGGCTCGTGTTCTTTGGAGTCAAAGGCTACACAGCCAGGTGATGTCGATCAGTATGTTGTTGCGGTGAATGGCTTGTTTGATCCAAGCCATCAAAGGAGCTCAAGCCGGGAGAGTTTGGCGAGCCAGAGGGGAAGTAATCTGGATGGAAGCCCCACCATGCAGAGGGACTCCCCTACATTACATCATCGCGCAGAGAAATGGGGCGAAGGAAGCTCCCCTAATCTGAAATTTAGGCCCTCAACAAGTCCTGCTTCCCAAATTCTTAATGCATCTTATATTCCATCTCCTCCTCTGTCTCCAGTTCGGTTTAAAGAGCCAAAGAATTCTTACATAAAACGTTATGAAGATGTTTTGTACCGTGATGGTGGTGAATACGCTCATCCGAATGTGATGGATGCACCAGGTTTCGACCACCCCTCTTGTGCTGATGTCACAGGTTATCGTGTGCCAGTGATAGGTAGTCCTACAATGAGCTCTCACCTTAGGAAGTCGAGTAAAGAATTTGAGAAACTTCCGTCATATGATCCAAGTAACATTAATAGGAGAGGTTTGAAAAGTACTGTGCGACAGTATGAAGAGAGGCCTTCAGAAGTTTCCTGCTCCTATCAACAAAGGGTAGCAGCacaacaacaacggcggatGCCAGATGAGAATTATCAAGTTTTCTCGCGTAAGGATTGTCTCTCCCAAGAAAATGTGAATGGTTATGAGGATTATGTAGAATGGGGTCTAGATACAAAAGTTTCGGTGGAGAACAAAGATACTTCCTTCGATCCAGGTAGAAAACAAAACGGCACTAGCACTGGTTATGCTCCAGATGCCAAATTTGTGGACCACAAATGGAATTTGCCTAAAATAATATGTCTCCCAGACTCAAACCTTGGTTCACATACCCCTATCCTGCAAATGCAAGGGCCCGAGAATCCTGCTACATCGTCTAACTATTTGGAAAATGTATCAGAAATCCATTCTCAACCTTTACAGAATCCTCACTTCGGCACACGAGAAACTCCGGTCACAGTTGAAGATGTGACGGATCAAGTGCCCCTGGATGTCCAGTCTAAGGCTATCCTTCATGTACAGGACGAACTGAGTGATGAGATGGAATCACCTGGACAAGAAACAGAAGCTGGGAGTGTGATCCTCGAATCTGACTATGAT GCTGTTAGTGCTGATGAAGATAGCAAGGATGAATCGATAAGTGATGCTGCAATAATAGAAATGGAAGCTGGCATATATGGTTTACAG ATCATTAAAAATGCTGATCTTGAAGACCTACACGAGTTGGGTTCTGGTACATTTGGAACTGTATATCATGGAAAATGGAGGGGAACAGATGTTGCCATCAAGAGAATAAAGAAGAGTTGTTTTGCAGGGAGATCCTCGGAACAAGAAAGACTG ACTAAAGATTTTTGGAGGGAGGCTCAGATTCTTTCCAAACTTCACCATCCAAATGTGGTAGCGTTCTACGGAGTCGTTCCTGATGGACCTGAAACCACATTAGCTACTGTAACTGAGTACATGGCTAATGGGTCTTTAAGGCGTGTCCTCTTAAAGAAAGATAG GGCGCTTGATCGACGGAAAAAAACGATAATTGCATTGGATGCTGCCTTTGGCATGGAGTACTTACACTTGAAAAGCATTGTTCACTTTGATTTAAAGTGTGATAATCTGCTGGTGAACTTAGGAGATCCACATAGGCCCGTGTGCAAA GTTGGCGATTTTGGACTATCAAGAATCAAGCAGAACACCCTTGTGTCAGGCGGTGTGCGCGGAACGCTACCGTGGATGGCTCCCGAACTACTAAATGGAAGTAGTAGTCGAGTTTCTGAAAAA GTTGATGTTTTCTCGTTCGGAATTGCCATGTGGG
- the LOC140869399 gene encoding uncharacterized protein isoform X2, with the protein MKSEFYNENGRNTGSDAANATPSDQKYGNGYQHNVSVQTGEEFSPEFLRDRLNTRRNPFSNEVHCSTKNKQRSDVAQNQHHPAYEDPGSRTSDGSFSGKMKFLCSFSGRIFPRPNDGKLRYVGGETKIISIRKNITYVELMRKTSGICNQPHTIKYQLPGEDLDALISVSSDEDLHHMIEEYHDLERSSQRLRIFLVSSSDGEGSCSLESKATQPGDVDQYVVAVNGLFDPSHQRSSSRESLASQRGSNLDGSPTMQRDSPTLHHRAEKWGEGSSPNLKFRPSTSPASQILNASYIPSPPLSPVRFKEPKNSYIKRYEDVLYRDGGEYAHPNVMDAPGFDHPSCADVTGYRVPVIGSPTMSSHLRKSSKEFEKLPSYDPSNINRRGLKSTVRQYEERPSEVSCSYQQRVAAQQQRRMPDENYQVFSRKDCLSQENVNGYEDYVEWGLDTKVSVENKDTSFDPGRKQNGTSTGYAPDAKFVDHKWNLPKIICLPDSNLGSHTPILQMQGPENPATSSNYLENVSEIHSQPLQNPHFGTRETPVTVEDVTDQVPLDVQSKAILHVQDELSDEMESPGQETEAGSVILESDYDAVSADEDSKDESISDAAIIEMEAGIYGLQIIKNADLEDLHELGSGTFGTVYHGKWRGTDVAIKRIKKSCFAGRSSEQERLTKDFWREAQILSKLHHPNVVAFYGVVPDGPETTLATVTEYMANGSLRRVLLKKDRALDRRKKTIIALDAAFGMEYLHLKSIVHFDLKCDNLLVNLGDPHRPVCKVGDFGLSRIKQNTLVSGGVRGTLPWMAPELLNGSSSRVSEKVDVFSFGIAMWEILTGEEPYADMHCGAIIEMQQLQTAEADTW; encoded by the exons ATGAAGAGCGAGTTTTATAACGAAAATGGGCGAAACACAGGTTCTGATGCAGCCAATGCCACTCCAAGTGATCAAAAGTATGGAAATGGATATCAGCATAATGTTTCTGTTCAGACAGGTGAAGAATTTTCGCCCGAGTTTTTGAGGGATCGTCTTAATACTAGAAGAAATCCTTTTTCGAATGAGGTACATTGTAGTACAAAGAATAAGCAACGTTCGGATGTTGCCCAGAATCAACACCATCCCGCGTATGAGGATCCTGGATCAAGAACATCAGATGGTTCCTTCTCGGGAAAGATGAAATTTCTGTGCAGCTTCAGTGGAAGAATATTTCCGAGACCAAATGATGGGAAACTTAGATATGTAGGTGGAGAGACGAAGATTATATCTATTCGGAAAAACATAACTTATGTTGAGCTTATGAGAAAGACTAGTGGAATTTGTAATCAACCACACACAATTAAGTACCAGCTTCCTGGTGAAGACTTGGATGCACTTATATCCGTCTCTTCGGATGAGGATCTTCATCATATGATAGAAGAGTACCATGATTTAGAGAGAAGCTCTCAAAGACTAAGAATATTTCTTGTTTCTTCAAGTGATGGTGAAGGCTCGTGTTCTTTGGAGTCAAAGGCTACACAGCCAGGTGATGTCGATCAGTATGTTGTTGCGGTGAATGGCTTGTTTGATCCAAGCCATCAAAGGAGCTCAAGCCGGGAGAGTTTGGCGAGCCAGAGGGGAAGTAATCTGGATGGAAGCCCCACCATGCAGAGGGACTCCCCTACATTACATCATCGCGCAGAGAAATGGGGCGAAGGAAGCTCCCCTAATCTGAAATTTAGGCCCTCAACAAGTCCTGCTTCCCAAATTCTTAATGCATCTTATATTCCATCTCCTCCTCTGTCTCCAGTTCGGTTTAAAGAGCCAAAGAATTCTTACATAAAACGTTATGAAGATGTTTTGTACCGTGATGGTGGTGAATACGCTCATCCGAATGTGATGGATGCACCAGGTTTCGACCACCCCTCTTGTGCTGATGTCACAGGTTATCGTGTGCCAGTGATAGGTAGTCCTACAATGAGCTCTCACCTTAGGAAGTCGAGTAAAGAATTTGAGAAACTTCCGTCATATGATCCAAGTAACATTAATAGGAGAGGTTTGAAAAGTACTGTGCGACAGTATGAAGAGAGGCCTTCAGAAGTTTCCTGCTCCTATCAACAAAGGGTAGCAGCacaacaacaacggcggatGCCAGATGAGAATTATCAAGTTTTCTCGCGTAAGGATTGTCTCTCCCAAGAAAATGTGAATGGTTATGAGGATTATGTAGAATGGGGTCTAGATACAAAAGTTTCGGTGGAGAACAAAGATACTTCCTTCGATCCAGGTAGAAAACAAAACGGCACTAGCACTGGTTATGCTCCAGATGCCAAATTTGTGGACCACAAATGGAATTTGCCTAAAATAATATGTCTCCCAGACTCAAACCTTGGTTCACATACCCCTATCCTGCAAATGCAAGGGCCCGAGAATCCTGCTACATCGTCTAACTATTTGGAAAATGTATCAGAAATCCATTCTCAACCTTTACAGAATCCTCACTTCGGCACACGAGAAACTCCGGTCACAGTTGAAGATGTGACGGATCAAGTGCCCCTGGATGTCCAGTCTAAGGCTATCCTTCATGTACAGGACGAACTGAGTGATGAGATGGAATCACCTGGACAAGAAACAGAAGCTGGGAGTGTGATCCTCGAATCTGACTATGAT GCTGTTAGTGCTGATGAAGATAGCAAGGATGAATCGATAAGTGATGCTGCAATAATAGAAATGGAAGCTGGCATATATGGTTTACAG ATCATTAAAAATGCTGATCTTGAAGACCTACACGAGTTGGGTTCTGGTACATTTGGAACTGTATATCATGGAAAATGGAGGGGAACAGATGTTGCCATCAAGAGAATAAAGAAGAGTTGTTTTGCAGGGAGATCCTCGGAACAAGAAAGACTG ACTAAAGATTTTTGGAGGGAGGCTCAGATTCTTTCCAAACTTCACCATCCAAATGTGGTAGCGTTCTACGGAGTCGTTCCTGATGGACCTGAAACCACATTAGCTACTGTAACTGAGTACATGGCTAATGGGTCTTTAAGGCGTGTCCTCTTAAAGAAAGATAG GGCGCTTGATCGACGGAAAAAAACGATAATTGCATTGGATGCTGCCTTTGGCATGGAGTACTTACACTTGAAAAGCATTGTTCACTTTGATTTAAAGTGTGATAATCTGCTGGTGAACTTAGGAGATCCACATAGGCCCGTGTGCAAA GTTGGCGATTTTGGACTATCAAGAATCAAGCAGAACACCCTTGTGTCAGGCGGTGTGCGCGGAACGCTACCGTGGATGGCTCCCGAACTACTAAATGGAAGTAGTAGTCGAGTTTCTGAAAAA GTTGATGTTTTCTCGTTCGGAATTGCCATGTGGG
- the LOC140875363 gene encoding probable voltage-gated potassium channel subunit beta, producing the protein MKIPEQTMQYKNLGKSGLKVSQLAYGAWVTFGNQLDVKEAKSILQCCRDHGVNFFDNAEVYANGRAEEIMGQAIKELGWKRSDLVISTKIFWGGPGPNDKGLSRKHIMEGTKNSLKRLDMEYVDVLYCHRPDIGTPIEETVRAMNHVIDKGWAYYWGTSEWSAQQITEAWGVAERLDLVGPIVEQPEYNLLSRHKVESEYLPLYTNYGIGLTTWSPLASGVLTGKYGTGNIPPDSRFALENYKNLASRSLVDDVLRKVNGLKPIADELGVPLSQLAIAWCASNPNVSSVITGATKEAQIEENMKAINAIPLLTPAVMEKIEAVIQTKPKRPDSYR; encoded by the exons ATGAAAATCCCCGAGCAGACGATGCAGTACAAGAATCTCGGCAAATCGGGCCTCAAGGTTTCCCAGCTCGCGTACGGCGCTTGGGTCACATTCGGCAATCAACTCGATGTGAAGGAAGCTAAATCTATACTCCAATGCTGCCGCGATCATGGAGTCAATTTCTTCGACAACGCCGAGGTTTATGCCAACGGCCGCGCGGAAGAGATCATGGGTCAGGCTATTAAGGAGCTTGGATGGAAGAGATCCGACCTCGTTATATCTACCAAGATTTTCTGGGGTGGGCCCGGACCCAATGACAAGGGATTGTCGAGGAAGCATATAATGGAGGGGACTAAGAACAGTTTGAAGAGGCTGGATATGGAGTATGTTGATGTGCTTTATTGCCATAGGCCAGATATCGGGACGCCCATTGAGGAGACTGTGCGGGCCATGAATCATGTGATTGACAAGGGGTGGGCGTATTATTGGGGAACCAGTGAATGGTCTGCTCAGCAGATTACCGAGGCTTGGGGCGTGGCTGAGCGGCTGGATCTTGTGGGTCCTATTGTTGAGCAGCCGGAGTATAATCTTTTATCCAGGCATAAG GTCGAGTCAGAGTATCTACCTTTGTACACTAATTATGGTATTGGGCTGACCACATGGAGTCCACTTGCATCTGGAGTTCTGACTGGAAAGTATGGGACTGGAAATATTCCACCTGATAGCAGGTTTGCCCTGGAAAATTACAAG AATCTTGCCAGCAGATCATTGGTAGATGATGTTCTGCGAAAAGTGAATGGACTGAAGCCCATTGCAGATGAACTAGGCGTACCTTTATCCCAACTTGCGATCGCTTGGTGTGCTTCAAATCCCAACGTCTCTTCTGTCATCACCGGTGCCACCAAAGAGGCTCAG ATTGAAGAGAACATGAAGGCTATAAATGCCATACCTTTGCTCACACCAGCGGTAATGGAGAAGATCGAAGCCGTTATTCAAACCAAGCCTAAGCGCCCAGATTCATACCGGTAG